Part of the Triticum urartu cultivar G1812 chromosome 2, Tu2.1, whole genome shotgun sequence genome, TTTTTACATATGGACCGTCTATTGAAGATGTTCTAAGATTGGTCAATAGGTCTCCAAACAAGGAAATATATAGACCGGTTTCACGCTTTCCTGACCCAAACAAAGTTTCCCTTAAACTGATTGTGTAGAGAAAAACTATTAATACCCGTTTAGCAAAAAAAATCTGCTTTAAACTTGTTTTCCTAAAACCCAGCGCTAATACTCTCGATCCAAACAACCACACTATGCAAATCCCGCTTCATTTTCATCCCACTATGCAAACTGGGcacccaaaaatacaaaaaatcgGCCCCCCCGCCTGCCACGTCACCGATCCGCGCCCTGTCCACGGCACGATCCGCGGCATCTTCGGGAAAAGCAGCCGCAGCCGTTCATCTCCTCTCCATCGAACGGCTCCAGCCGCCTCCAGAACCCCCGCTCACCCTTTATATACCACCCCTTCCCCCTTCTCATCTCACTCACCGCCTCCACCCACCAAAATCCCCAAATCCCCTCTCTTCCCAAGCTACTCGGAGCAGGCAGCCATGTCGGGGCGCGGCAAGGGCGGCAAGGGGCTCGGCAAGGGCGGCGCGAAGCGCCACCGCAAGGTCCTGCGCGACAACATCCAgggcatcaccaagccggcgatCCGGAGGCTGGCCCGGAGGGGCGGCGTGAAGCGCATCTCGGGGCTCATCTACGAGGAGACCCGCGGCGTGCTCAAGATCTTCCTCGAGAACGTCATCCGCGACGCCGTCACCTACACCGAGCACGCCCGCCGCAAGACCGTCACCGCCATGGACGTCGTCTACGCGCTCAAGCGCCAGGGCCGCACCCTGTACGGCTTCGGCGGCTGAAGAGCCGCGGCGCTGGCTGGCCCTGGCGCACAAGCCCTGGCTCGCGGTCAAGAAATCGAAGGAGGAGAGAAAGCTGTAGTTGATTTGGGTTCTGTGCCTTCCATGCTTAGTACTAGTAGTATCCTATGCTTAGTAGTTTGCTTCCGTGTTCTGAACCTGATGGGCAAATACTGTGTTTGCCGAGTTATATGATTCAGTTAACGAATTGTTCTCTAGTTATGAATTATGCTAATGACGATGCTATTCTGTTTTACAACTCTTTGTGCTACCGCATTTAGCTTGTTGCAAATCCTGTGATGCAATTGTTTTCTGTCCGTCTTGTATTTCTTTTCTGCAGCTGTTTGTCTGTTGATTCGTGGCTGTCTTCTGCAGATCCCGCAACTAATTGTGTGAATATTTTCTGCAAACCTTCATGTGTCAAGATGATGGCGCTGAGCCTATAGGTTCTCATCGTGCGTTGTAATTTCCCTTCTTTTTTCCGATAGTCCGTTTGGGATGCACTGCAGAACGGTTATCCTTTTCATCTAATTTTTTGGTCCTCTTCGCTGGTAACCTGGTTCTGTCCTGCCTGCGTCTCTGTGCAGACCTTAATTTGTCGGTGTAATATGGCCACAACTTTGCGCCTCTTGCTTGTCAGCCCCTCCCAAAGTCAGTTTCGTTGAATTTTCTGCCCTTTTCGAACAGCCTACTTGTGCTCGCTCCAGTACTGATTGGCAATCGACATTGCCATCGTGCTGCTCTAGGCGTTTAATTTGTTGGGACTCAGGAGACGGCCTTCCAAATCAAACGAACCGCAGAAGTAGTGGAGCGATTTGGAAGCCTTTCAGTTTGAGGTTCCTAGCGATGCGTTGATGTTCCCGTGGGATTCCTAATTTCCTACTAGTTGAAAAAAGAGTTATGGCTCCTTAAAAAAAACGAATCAAAAAGGTGTGTACCAGTGTTTTTGGAATATCCATGAAAAATGGTCTTAATTTTTAAAAAATGCACAAGAATTTAAATGTTCAGTATTTTTAAAGATTTTTTTAGTGGAAGTATTTTTTTTGAGCAGTTTAGTGGAAGTTTTTTTTGAGACAATAGTggaactattttaaaagaaatggTTCGTATATTTGGCTATCCATATATTCTGTTTCGCGGGCCGTCTGACGGAACCGGTCCGGGTCCAGGCCCATATTCATTGCCCACCGACCACACCACACCAAACCCACGACCCACGGCCCCTAATAAAGCCGAGGGCCGAAGCCCACCCACCCACAAGTTTCTTCGCTGTCCCTCGTCGTCGTCGGCGCTTCCCCCTCCCGATTCATCGCCgaccccctctcctctcccccccCCTCCCGCAGCACTCGCCCGCTCACAGACACCAATCCACTCCGCTGCCTCCCACACTCCTCTCCACCAAGCCACCGCCGGGCCAGAAGACTCTCCCCGGTGTCTCCTCGGCCAATCGCCCCTCGCCGCCCCCCACACGCCTCCCGTTCCTCGCGTGCCTCATTTTCACTTGGCGCGCGCGTCCTTTCGATCCGGCTCTATCCGTCCGTACCACCGGCGAAATCGGGCGGCTCTGCTCTCTGCTGCGAGTAGCTAGGGTTTCAGCCGAGCTCCCGGGCTCCGGGGCGCCGGGGGATGGCGGCTCAGGGAGGCGAGGCGGCTGCCGGATCCGACCCCAAGCCCAACGAGGTATGCTTGCGCCGCTCCTCGTCTCTCAGCAATCCCGAGCTTGCCAGGCCTTTGCTTCCGCCCTGTTTTAACCTTTCCCGGGCTTGCACGCGATTCGTTCTGTTTCCGTTATGGCTTGAGAACTGAGATGCAGATTGGTTGCTCAGTCGGCTAGGATGCTAGTCGATTCGCACTATTATATAGCGTCCGCTTCTTTGCTTTGCTGTGGGATAGTTAGGTCCAACCGAGGCACGTGGATAGTTTGTTCTAGCTGCTGGAGCTTCTATTTGATATCTAATGTTTGCTAATTTACTGCCTCAGAAATGTAGGAATTATGACCAGCGTGACAACTGATGAATTAGCTGATGTAGTGTATTTTGTTTCTGTTCCTTTGCTCATTCACCTATAGATGATATACCTTTCTTGTGATTTAGCCCTCCTGGTAGTTAGTCAATGTGGTAGTATGTGTAAGTTAAGTCGTGAAGTACTCAGGGTGTCAATCCTTGGGGGGCTTAGTATTGGCTCTCAACTTGGATGCTCATGTTTGATGAATTGCCTAtaattgcttgtgttcttgcatGGCAAGCGAATATCTCTAACTGGAGCTGTCATGGCGGAGGTAATGTTTTGAATGTACTGCTTCCTGGAAATGTATGGTGACCATTTTTTGTTGTAACTGGTGTATCCGGCACTAGTGGTAGCTTGTAAATGGGTATTACCTGGATGTTAGTACTTCACCTCTCGGAGCAGGCAGTGGAGCAGGATTAGGCTAGGGTCAGGAACTTGGCACTTGGGTGCCGTGGGGCACACGCTAGGGCTAGGGCTGAAGCCATAGGTGCTGGGAGTACTGGAGGAGGCTAGCGTTCTGGAGCAAATAGAAGGTTTGATTGATGTGACTTGTGTATGTTTCATTATCTAGATGGTCTACCTTACAGTTACAGATGGTAGACTCAAAACTGAAAAGGTTAGAATTCCAAATAGAACTCAAACTGCACCGTTATGTAATCCCCCCCTCAATAAGAATGGTCCTCAAGCCTGACAATCTGAAAACCTGTTTTGAATCTTCGAAGCAGGTTTGCCTTTTTCTTACCTTGTCGCAGTTCCTAGATTTGTTGCGGCTGTAGCGTGTTGTGGCTGCAGACCCGCAACGCTTACATGTATCCACAATGCTGGAAGATAGGCTCAAAGAGCTAAGGATGAAACCTCTCATCCGTTGTCTTATCAATATGCTATAGGTATCTGAGAGCCTGTGTTGTTATTACCTATGTCAAGGAGTATTTGTAACTTGCTAACTGGTATTGATTGCTAAGATCAGTGATCTATTGATGAAACCCTGAGCTGTGTCCATCTAGTTGCCCTGATATGGATGGTGATTTGGATCCAGTGATTCAAAAATTTCCACAACCAGGATGTGAGAATTAATGGTATGCTGGTATGTACATTTGGAAATATAAAATCAATGGATACCACAATAGACTGAGAACGAGGTGGCGTCTAGACTCCAAGAAGTGGTATTGAGAGGGAGTGAGTAGGGATGACAATAGGGTCCCATTCTCCAATCAATGATGGGGATGTCCATGTAAACCTAGatttacaaggggataattacTGTTCTGAAGATAACCAGACGGCCCCGAAGCACTGGAGTGATCCAGTAGCCGGGAAGGGGCCTAGAAGTGCCTACTATATACCAAACTACACTTGTCTCTACACATTTACAGAGCGTACCCCTGTCCAGTGTCTGGCAGAAAGTTGGGAGCTTCAATTGTTGACTCGTTATCCCCATCTCAGCCCAGGCTAACGGAGCCTGACTTATTCAAGGGAGAGAATGGAGCCTATCGATGCACCCTTGAGAGTAAGATCCTTGGCTCATGTTCCAGAGATACCATAACAAAAGCTCCGCAGGGATGCTAGGGTTTGGGTAGACATAGGTTGTGAAGAGAGAATTACTAGAGACAACAGACTGATGTTTTTGCTTGCCTCCTTACAATAGGGATACATCCCTTATATAGACATTTGAGAATATGTCATAAAAAATATACTGTTTGAAACCACTCTTTAGTATGAATTGGATGGTACTACAATTTTTGTGACACATAACACACGTTTTCAGGGTCTAATTGATGGTCAAAGTTGAACCTCGAGATATGTGTGCGCCATGTAGGGACAGAGGGAGTACCTAATGCTAGGATGGATACACTAAGATAAAACTCCTAGTTTGACACAAACTCTTCTTACAAACTCCCTTCTCTATAGCTGTCTACAACACATACACAGTAAGTATGCAGTGGTATATAGAATGCAGCAAAAAAAAAAACCCTGCCCCACTCGCTCGCACAGGTTCCCCCTTCCCTATTTGCCGCGTACTCTAGTCATTTCCTCCATCAGTATTGAGTACTGCATCTTATACCCGCATGCCAACTTGATGAAGTATCAAGGCGACATAGGTGACCACATGGGCTTGGATTATAGGATACCCTCAACGGCCTCAAGGCATGTATTTTGTGTGGCATGAGGTCATGGCTTTGGCTGTGAAGATTTTAACATTTGGGTTGTCCATTTGTAAAGCAACTGAATTTTTCTTAATCTTAAGTCACATTTTAATTATTATTATCCATTGCATCAACATCCAATCATATGGTTAGTGTCACATCAGTCTCCATGCAAACATGATTGCTACAAAATGGACTCGAGGAAAAAAAGTGCAGCTTGTAAATAGCAAAGTCTCTGAACACTTGTGCTGCAGTAGTTGTTAAGCAGTGTTGCTCGAACTGCAATTTGCAGCCAGTTAATGCTATTGTTTTGTTATTTCTGTGTACTAAGTAATTGATGTGGAGTGCCTCATTGATGCCATTACTCACTTTTTTGCGAGGAATTACTCATTTGCTTTGTTACATCAGCCATttagatctctctctctctgtgcaTATTTTTCATAAAAAATTGCCACATTAGCAGGGAATTCTGCCTTACATATGCAAAAAGGTGCATCCTATAAATACATTGGGCTTTGTTGTATAACATGCACTTGTCTGTTGAAATATGAATAAGGATATAATACCATTTTCTTTCACATGGTCATGCATTATTGATGAGGATCACTTGCTACCCTGGCAAATGGCTAATGACTTTATGGTTCCTTCCAGACTTCTACCACTGGATTTAATAATATCTTCACCCCAGTAAAGAAACCACTTGGCAGTAATGGTCCGCTCACCTTGGGATCATATGCCAACTGTCCGATCTGCTATTGATGGCTGAGCTTGAGCTTTATATTGCTCACCGCCCAGTGGTGCCCACTGAAATCTCTTTTGCAAAAACACCCTATTCTTCCTTGAAGTTCATGGGCAAACCAAGCAACATCCCGATTCAATTAAATAATTAGTCTTGTAaacttgtactccctccgttcacaaatatGAGATATTCTAACTTTTTCCTGaatcggatgtatatagacacgttttagtgtgtttgttcacccatttcagtccgtatgtagtccatattgaaatatccaaaacatcttatatttgtgaacagAGGGAATAGTATATACTCCTTACTAGTTCTTAGCAACGTACAGATTCCTTACTAGTTTCTTCTGTTTTTTCAAAATCGCTGCTGCCTATAACCTAATATGATTTGATGTCTGGTAGGTGTCAGCTAGGTGGAACAGTGGTGCCTAGTGTGTAGCCTTCACCTTTTAGAACAGTGATTGTAGGTTGGTGATACATGTTTTGCTCATGATCCATAATTATGAGCTGACAATATGTTTGGTCTCACTTAATGACAGGGCTGGAGTGTAGAGCAGACAAGTTCATCTCAGTACCAACCTTCAGCATCGGGTCATCATGCGTGGTCTTCTTCAAGTGGGGCTTCCTGGAACTATTCAGTGGATAATACAAACCAAAATGCAGTTTATTACGATCCACAAAGGGATGTCTCAGTTTCAGGGGCTACTCAAAATGTGACAAATGGTGCACCTCATGTGACTCAACCGGCTGTGGGCACAACTAATGCAACCAATACTTATGCACCTTACTCAAATTCTGTTCAACCTGCCTACAATGCTGCACAATATCCAAACTATTACTATAACTATCCACAACCTGCAAACGATTCTTCTCTTCACCAAGGAGTAGATCAAAGTTCAGGTGCTGCATATCAGCCTCTTACTTCATTTCCGAATTCAGGATCTTACGTTGGTCCTACAAGTAACACATATTATAATGCTGGTGCTGATCAGACTGCGCAAGCATATGCcaccaacaactattattatcaAAACCAGGCCTGGTCTGGAGGAAGTTCTGGAGATGTTCACGCCCAAACATATCAGACTTACGCTCCATCAGATACTAATGCTGCCCAGAGTTCTTGTTCTCTGCCCACCACTTCTTTCCACTATCCTCAACAGTACAACCAGTGGTCTAATTATTATGACCAGTCTGCACCAAACTCCGGTGCCTTAGCAGTTGCTGGCAACAGTGCTTCTGATACAAAATCTCCTAGTGCCGGTTCTGGTTATACATATCCGAGCACCCAGCCGCCTCCACCGGGTACTACCCAACGGAAAAATGATGCTGTTGCACCTACTGCACCTCCCCAGGTATTATTATCAGTTCTGCTTTCTTATTTTGAAGAATTTATGGATTTGACCACATTTTGCATTATTTTTGTGTGCAACTCTGGAATGGCCATGTAGCTTGTCATGGGTAATGTTTTTTCTAAACATAGCTTTGTGCAACTGCCTATGGAAGTATGGTTGATATATTTCTATACTAGATATATTTCATTTTGTAGATATGAGCATATTTTTCTATAGACTTGGTCAAACATAGAGAAGTTTTACTTAGGACAAAGCTAGAGCTTCAATTAATTTGCAACAGAGAGAGTATGTAACAGTGAAGCTACTTACTGCTTTCTAGTTACTTGAAACCTTGCATTGGGTGACAGTGAAGCTACTTACTGCTTTCTAGTTACTTGAAACCTTGCATTGGGTGACAAATGATGCGACATTACTTCTATACGTCCATAAAAGATTACCGGAACCTGTGATACGTCTTTCATTTGACGGTTTTGTTGCATGTGTTAAATTTTATGTGCATCGATGACCATGATGAGAACTCTTCTTTTGGAAGGACAGTTTTTCATGTATTTCTTATGCAATAGCATGCCTTTACCATGTTTTGACTAGCAATTTTTGTGGACAGGCGGTGGGAATCACAGGGTTTCAAAGCCAGCACGTCAACCAGGCACCAGGTGCCCCAGGGTTTCAGAGCCAGCATGTCAACCAGGCACCAGGCGCCCCAGGGTTTCAAAGCCAGCACGTCAACCAGGCACCAGGCGCCCCAGGGTTTCAAAGCCAACACGTCAACCCGGCACCAGGCGTGCAAGGATTTCAAAGCCAGTATGTCAACCTGTCACCAGACACTCCAGGATTTCAAAGCCAGCATGTCAATCCGGCACCAGTCACACCAGGGTTTCAAAGCCAGCACTTGAACCAGGCACCAGGCAACCCAGGTTATGAAAACCCCTATGCTAACAAGACAGCTGCCGTCTCAGGGTTTCAGAACCATTATATCAACCAGGCACCAGCTTACCAACAAAACTCTACAAGTCATAGCCAGTTACCATTAAGTAACCAACGAGATCAACAGAAAGCTTTGCATGCGCAAGGTCCAAGCTCAAATGTTTATTCAGTCAATCATGTTAATGAAAACTCTCAACCAACTTTGCAGGGTTTTGCGAAAACAGTTGCCAGTGTAAATAAAGTACACATCCCGACAAATCCTCGAATAGCTCCAGGTTTCCCAATGTCAATGCCCCAAACCGGGAAGAAATTAGAAGCTGATTCATCGCTAAAACCTGCTTATGTTGGTGTTTCCATGCCCAAGACTGACATGAATGCAGCTCAAGATGGTCATGGAGCTGCCGTTCAGGTGAGACTATATATTCTAGTTACCCCGTTCTTTTTGTTGAGCATCGATGTCCGATGGTGGTATAATTATACAGCTAAGCCAATGGAGTCCTTACTCCTCCAGGCACATGAACCAACCCCCCGTGGAAATGTGAACATGGTAAAACTGAAATGCTAGCGCAGACCAGTACAATTATTGAAGTAGGATTTGTACACTACAGTCCAGAGCCCAGACCCCAATAGAAGTGCCTAGATTCAAACCTTTCAAGTTAAGACTTCGATAAAATAGCACACCTATGTTTGTAGTATTGTATATCGGTGTTCATACCATTCTTGACAACTTTCCACTAACCATCAttctattttatattatttttgtgcTGTCCAGGGATCATTCCCTGTTTCACTTTGTACTTATGTCGAGCGGAATCTTTCCCGTTGCAAGGATGATGCCCAGAGATCTGCCACCCAAAGCATCATGAAGGAGGTTCAGTAATCCATTTTTGTTCTTCTTTTTATCACTGTCTTTGCTTCTGCTTTCCTGAGACCTTGGTTCATGGGATGTTTAATAAAATTTACAAAATAGAACTTAAGTTTCTTTTGGTTGTTCCTTATTAACTTGTATTTTCCTTCCATATCCTTGTAAGTTTAATAAGAGGTTGTTAACTTTCAAAATTTTCTCTTCCTATAATATCAGATGATCACCAAGGCAACTGCTGATGGGACCCTTCATACTAAGAATTGGGACATTGAGCCGTTATTAGCTTTGCCAGAAAATGCTAAAGGCACAAATATGACAAGGTAACCTTTTCCTGTATGGGGCGATACTGCACTAACCAGCAATCGTATGCCAATGACCATCATTCTTTTTATGTAAAAAGGGCAAGGTGCTTTGCTTTGTCCAGCATGGacggagtttgaatttgaattccaCATTTTCCCTCAACACTAAACTAAAAACTTGGTGAAAACCAACTCTTTGTTCGGCATGAATGGGATGCCACATTTTTCCTTAACATTTAAACCTAAAAGTTTGGTGAAAACCAACAACGGAAATAACTCTACCAGCATCACGGGCAATAATTAAAGGGAAGCCCGGTGCAAGTAGCTCCCGTTTGTGCAGGGTCTGGggaagggtccgaccactttgggTCTATAGTACGCAGCCTTTCCCTACATTTCTGCAAGAGGCTGTTTCCAGGACTCGAACCCGTGACCTCGTGGTCACAAGGCAACAACTTTACCGCTGCGCCAAGGCTCCCCTTCCTAGGGACTGTCGCAAATATAAGTAGAAACAAGTGGAGAAATAATATAACTTACATGACTTTGGATTGCAAATTCAACGTGATAACAGAGTGTACGGGCTATTTGCCATCTTAAGCAGCTCAGGTGTATAATTGGGTACCCAAAGAAAAGCATTGCCACTTTTCGGGGTTGGTTCAGTGGATTCTTTATAGTCTGTTATATTGGTCTTGGGAGGGCTTAACTTCTTCCTGGAACTGGCATACGGAAAAAGATTGTGGGGAAGACTTCAGCTTTCATTATAAAAGACACTTATGCTTCCCTGAGAAACGCCCCGAGCGTAGGGAGGACTTAAGATTATGGTAGTAAAGCTGACCCTCCCCCTTAGAGGGCCAATCGGTTAACTAGTCTTGTTTTTTTAATCCTTTGGCAGCAACGCAAAGGATTCAAGTCCCTTCTCCTTTTCAACATCTAGGAGGAGCCCGAGTAGACGTACGAAGAGTAGGTGGGAGCCTGTTGCAGAGGAAAAAGTAACTAACAAGGTGGAGGTTGTTTCGAAAGAGCCAGCAAAAAGTAATGCCTGCACTACTTGGGAAAATACTAGAAGAACGGTAAGCCCTCAGATGGGTTAACATTACATATATGCCTTTCATTCTGGAAATTTTTAACTTGAATACGACCATCTCCCTAGGTTTGTTTTGTTTACTCAAATTCTCTTCTTGGGCAAATAATTGGTTTTATATGTCACAGGGTAACACTTGGAATCTTGGAAACTTTGTCCAGTCGCGTCAGCCTCCTACAAGCCAATGGAATCAGAGGCCCTCTAAAAAGCAGCGGATTGGTGGTAATGCGAATCTAACAAAAAACGGGAATGCTTCTAGTGACAGTGATAAGGAGCAGGATCTTACGAAATATTATGCCAGTTCAATTGCACTAACAAATTCACCGGAGGAGAAGAAGCGACGAGAGCATAGATCTAAGCGATTTGAACGTGGTCAGGGTGCATCATCAAAATCTACGAGTTCCATACCATATAAGGATGGAGCAGCCAATGTATACACAAGGGGAGCCATTTCAATGCTTAACAATAGAAGTAATGGAGATGGTGCTAGCTTGGCGGTGGAGGACATCGACTGGGATGCACTTACAATTAAGGGAACATGTCAGGAAATTGAGAAACGATATCTACGCCTTACATCCGCACCTGATCCAGCCACTGTAAGGATGCTTTGCTAATTTTTTTGTACACTGTAGGCTTGGAAAACATATTGTTGATACAAAAATTAAATTTAGAGATAAATTATGCCTTGTTGCTGTTTTCTTGCTTTAACTTTCTTATCACATCTTTTGCAGGTAAGGCCAGAAGATGTCTTAGAGAAAGCTCTTCACATGGTTGAAACATCTGAAAAGAATTACCTCTATAAATGTGATCAATTGAAATCTATCAGGCAAGACCTTACTGTTCAGAGGATTCAGAACGAGCTGACTGTCAAGGTATTCCTTGATAATAACCTCTCATTGTGGTATACTGCATTTTAGTATCAATCTTCAGATGTACACTGTTTTTCATGGGGGCATCAATCTGCTTTGTCCAAAactatttattttttccttctGTATTAATTGTTTCATTCCTGTTTCAGGTTTATGAAACTCATGCACGCTTAGCACTTCAAGCTGGAGATTTGTCCGAATATAATCAGGTTTGCTTAACTTGTTCTGATTCATCTTAGTGCTGAAACAAGTAAAGCAATCTTATTTCGTGTTCTAGTTTCCGAATAGAATAAAGAAGAAAAAATGGGTCACTGATGATGATATTTTTAATAGCAGCACGAGGCTGGGGGGACTTTAAGTCTCCTCCCTGGTGGAACATCCTTCGGAATCCTTGCGCAAATTTCCTTTGGAATCCTCCCCTCGTCGTTAGCTTCCATTTAAGCCGATGCGAGTTCTTTTACAAAAACATATAGCCTTATTTGCAATTTGTTATAGTAATGTAGGGTATTGTCTTTACTTTCTTCTGAAACCAGTAGCTGTATTCTTACTTGATAGTAATTTGTATTGATGATCCAGTTGCCTGAAAGAGAACGAAATCAACAGCCTAGTCTCtttaattattattttttgcAACACTTGGCAGTGTCAATCACAGCTGA contains:
- the LOC125539552 gene encoding SAC3 family protein A-like: MAAQGGEAAAGSDPKPNEGWSVEQTSSSQYQPSASGHHAWSSSSGASWNYSVDNTNQNAVYYDPQRDVSVSGATQNVTNGAPHVTQPAVGTTNATNTYAPYSNSVQPAYNAAQYPNYYYNYPQPANDSSLHQGVDQSSGAAYQPLTSFPNSGSYVGPTSNTYYNAGADQTAQAYATNNYYYQNQAWSGGSSGDVHAQTYQTYAPSDTNAAQSSCSLPTTSFHYPQQYNQWSNYYDQSAPNSGALAVAGNSASDTKSPSAGSGYTYPSTQPPPPGTTQRKNDAVAPTAPPQAVGITGFQSQHVNQAPGAPGFQSQHVNQAPGAPGFQSQHVNQAPGAPGFQSQHVNPAPGVQGFQSQYVNLSPDTPGFQSQHVNPAPVTPGFQSQHLNQAPGNPGYENPYANKTAAVSGFQNHYINQAPAYQQNSTSHSQLPLSNQRDQQKALHAQGPSSNVYSVNHVNENSQPTLQGFAKTVASVNKVHIPTNPRIAPGFPMSMPQTGKKLEADSSLKPAYVGVSMPKTDMNAAQDGHGAAVQGSFPVSLCTYVERNLSRCKDDAQRSATQSIMKEMITKATADGTLHTKNWDIEPLLALPENAKGTNMTSNAKDSSPFSFSTSRRSPSRRTKSRWEPVAEEKVTNKVEVVSKEPAKSNACTTWENTRRTGNTWNLGNFVQSRQPPTSQWNQRPSKKQRIGGNANLTKNGNASSDSDKEQDLTKYYASSIALTNSPEEKKRREHRSKRFERGQGASSKSTSSIPYKDGAANVYTRGAISMLNNRSNGDGASLAVEDIDWDALTIKGTCQEIEKRYLRLTSAPDPATVRPEDVLEKALHMVETSEKNYLYKCDQLKSIRQDLTVQRIQNELTVKVYETHARLALQAGDLSEYNQCQSQLTRLYGEGIAGCHLEFSAYNLLCVMLHSNNKRDLLSSMASLSKEARLDETVKHALAVHSAVSSGNYVMFFKLYKKAPGLNSCLMDLYVERMRFEAIKCMSKSYRPTVPVRYVTRVLGFTRVDVLCEANVADGLEECEEWLKAHGAVLAVDENSGELQIDTKVSSASLYMPEPDNAVSHGDASLAVDDFLARAS